TGGAAACCGGACGGATAGAATAGTGGTCAGTAATGCCCAGAATCAGCCCTGGTTTGAGTTTCATCAGATAAAAACCACCTCTGGTGAAATCCATGGGCCACTGCCAACAATTTTCGTAACCATCCTTCATCCCCATAAACGGATCCAGGCTGTGGAAATCACCAAAATAATCTTTTGCATCAAAAATAACCGATTTTTTATGGCCCGGAACATAACGAGGGGAATTGATCCTATTGTTATGTCTCGGTTTATTGCATGAAACAGTCATCCGCGTTGTTGACCTCTCACCAAACCCGGGTTTGCGATCCGTCTCTCCTTGAGATCGAGTGTGATTTGATTGTATATCTTCCTGTCCAGCTTATAAAACAAAACCACTACGATTTTCAGTACGGCAAGAATGATAGGAATGGCAATAAAGGCAAAGAGAATACCGTTAACGACGCGGGGAGATTGGACAGCAAGTTCGGCGTCATATCCGACGCCCTCCAAGATCATCCCGACAATAAAACCGCCGACGCCGGCCGCGATTTTCTGGGCCAAGGTGAAGGAACAGAAGGTCAACCCTTCGGAACGTACGCCGGTTTTCCACTCCCCGTATTCCACCGTGTCTCCGAATATTGCGTAGATCGCAGCGGAGGGAATCCCGCCGGCCAGAGCGGTAACGGCGCTTATTACCAGAAGACCCGCCTGGCTTTTACCGATTAAAAGAAGGATGACGCGGCCGATAATACTAATAATAGTCGCACCGATCACCGCCTTGCGAAAACCCGTTTCAGCAAGAATAAAGGGCCCGATGAAAATTCCGATGAACATACATGCTATGCTTACAAGCAGGACGGTACCTGCAAATGTTTCGGGAAGCCCAAGATAATATTTTACATAATACACCTGGATACTGCCTGAAACCGTCCCGCCTATGCTGCTGACCAGCACAAGAAGGGAGAGGACGATCCAGGGAATGTTTTTCATCATCGATGCCAGCCGTTCCCTTGCTGTATGCTCTTTGTCTTCCACCAGTTTTTTTTCCCGAACGTGTTCCTTTGTATTGAAGAAAGTAATTAGTGCCTGACCGGAAACCCTGATATCTGACGCATTGAGGCTCGGCAGGCTGGTCAAATTTTCGTCATCGCCTACCCATCCAGATAAAAAATGTGGTGGTCACCTTAATTTCAGCGGTTCATTTTGAAATTTACTTGATTTCGGACGCAACTCTACTGTTGGTCGTGCTCTTTTCCTTTGTGATTGCCTGGTTTAAGCGGCTTTTCGCCGATCTGTCCGTTGAAGCTTTTTCAATTCCTTTTGTTGTATATAGTGCCCGATGATCTGGAGGTTCCTTGCCAAAACCGAAAGACTGACATATCGTTTAAATCCAAGGATACCACTATCCGGACACCGGTCTAAACCATGGTTTTCCAGACCATTGATTGCTGATTCCACTGCAGAGTGTTTTCTTCGGTGCTGGATGAAAACATCTGCTGTTTCCTCTTCCAGTTCAGTTTTGTTCCGTTTTCCCTTTTTAGGGAGCACCAAAATATCCAACATCCCTTTCAGCTCCTTTTTATTAGCGGGACTATAAAAGCCTTTATCAAAGCTGCATCCCCTGAGGTTGTTAAATTTATTTTGAACCGTATTAATAATGGGAACGGTTACCTTATCATCGGTTTCTTTCTCCATCACTTGATGGTGCAGTGTGAGGCCATATTTATCCTCTACAATGCAAACCCGCAGACCCAATTCCTGGGGGACACCGGCCTTCCCCTTTGAAATCCATTCCGTATGGGGTTCAAATATAGAAAAGACCTTTTCGGCATGTGGTATCTTTTCACCCTGAATAACACGCCGCTGAATCAGATCCACTTGTAGGATTGCATGGTCGATATATTCTATCAGTTTTTTTATCTGCGCTACGCATATCGGATTAGATGAGCCAATGGTTTCAACGGTCAAATTCGCCTTTTGAATGAATTGTTCAGCAGCTTCGATATATGATCTGTGGGCTTCAACAATCAGTTGAGCCCTTTTGGTCTTTTTCTGTTCATCTTTTGAAGTGGAATGTTTTAATCGCTGAGCTTGGCGAAACAGTTTTTTAAATGTCCTGATATTATATTCTGATTGTCTCCACATACTCATTCCCAGGCTCTGGCATATAACTGCGGCACTCTGAATCGTTTTCCTGATAGCATCAAAAAGCAGATTAATGTCTGTGGGATAGTGAACATCGGTTTCAACAACAAAAGAGTCACACCTTCCCATTAATACCTGGTCTTTTTTTTTACCAGTAGCTTGTGTCCTTCTTTGACAATCAACGTATTGATTTCATCAAGAATCTCAGGGGTTAAAAGCTGAACATTGTCCTTCAAGGTTTGGAGCGCATACATGTCATCATCGTCCATCAACCCGTGACCAAGCATCTGTCTTATTGTCTTGTGATTATTGACGATTTCTTGAAGTTTATCATAATCCCAGTTGCAGTTGAGCCGAATTGTTCCCATCACAAGAATTTTCCATAGATCCATTCCGGGTCGCCCATTTTTTGAATTAACATGCTCTGGGACTATGGTTTCGAGAATTTCGAAAACTTTCTGACGAAGCGTTTTATGGCAAAAAATGTGCTGGAGCCCTAAAAGGAGCTTGGGAATTTCATCTCTGGCTCTCATGTCAATTTTGATCTGGTCGATGGGAGTCTGCCCGAATGTCATTTGTGGCTCAAAAACTTTACGCAAAACAACCTCGAAGTTTTATTGGGTTTGTAAAAAATCAAATTCCTACCAAACTGCGCAGTGTCAAGATAAATATTTTAAATTCAATTGGTTATTCAATCATGCTAACTAGAAAAATTCAATAAGTAATTCAAGTCTTTTCCAAAACTTCAAAAATAATTTCAGCGTCATCCTCCTGAAAAATAGAGAGTTTCGAATTTCCGGTCAGACACTAATTAGAAAACCGAGTGTAGCTACGATTCCGAAAATGATAGCCACTCTGAAAAAACCGGTCTGCTGTACCTGCGCGGGATCCGTCCCATTTCCCAGTACCTGGGCAATTTGGGGGGGCATGCTTACCACCATGAATGCTGCAAGAGCGAAAAGAAGACGGTTTCTCGACAACTGGATTCGTTCATTTGGGTTTTTGGTCATGAGAGCGATCATCGAATTGTAAGGAATATTAACGAGGGTATACAGCAATACAAGAACGCAAT
This window of the uncultured Desulfobacter sp. genome carries:
- a CDS encoding ISNCY family transposase (programmed frameshift), which translates into the protein MTFGQTPIDQIKIDMRARDEIPKLLLGLQHIFCHKTLRQKVFEILETIVPEHVNSKNGRPGMDLWKILVMGTIRLNCNWDYDKLQEIVNNHKTIRQMLGHGLMDDDDMYALQTLKDNVQLLTPEILDEINTLIVKEGHKLLVKKKTRLLMGRCDSFVVETDVHYPTDINLLFDAIRKTIQSAAVICQSLGMSMWRQSEYNIRTFKKLFRQAQRLKHSTSKDEQKKTKRAQLIVEAHRSYIEAAEQFIQKANLTVETIGSSNPICVAQIKKLIEYIDHAILQVDLIQRRVIQGEKIPHAEKVFSIFEPHTEWISKGKAGVPQELGLRVCIVEDKYGLTLHHQVMEKETDDKVTVPIINTVQNKFNNLRGCSFDKGFYSPANKKELKGMLDILVLPKKGKRNKTELEEETADVFIQHRRKHSAVESAINGLENHGLDRCPDSGILGFKRYVSLSVLARNLQIIGHYIQQKELKKLQRTDRRKAA
- a CDS encoding MFS transporter — its product is MTSLPSLNASDIRVSGQALITFFNTKEHVREKKLVEDKEHTARERLASMMKNIPWIVLSLLVLVSSIGGTVSGSIQVYYVKYYLGLPETFAGTVLLVSIACMFIGIFIGPFILAETGFRKAVIGATIISIIGRVILLLIGKSQAGLLVISAVTALAGGIPSAAIYAIFGDTVEYGEWKTGVRSEGLTFCSFTLAQKIAAGVGGFIVGMILEGVGYDAELAVQSPRVVNGILFAFIAIPIILAVLKIVVVLFYKLDRKIYNQITLDLKERRIANPGLVRGQQRG